One window from the genome of Natrialba magadii ATCC 43099 encodes:
- a CDS encoding glycosyltransferase yields MRVAFVSAETVFHRDTETNRRLQTVVELLDEAGHDVHVYCTQFWDGEHATFEREGLTYHGVSVELEATASFLVRLPFVLARARPDIVHVSAQRPGQVIAASLGATLSRAPIVAEWYGMDGIPTDRWHKLAARSVDRSLVPSELVATWVRELGVSEQAVDPIANPIDVERIRDVEPGDRADVIYARRLDDGANLESLLLALAEHRDRDWRATVIGDGPEREAYERLASDLRIEDRVTFAGDLSLGERIAAYRGAHVFAQTAEHCVFPTEMLWALAAGCVGVVEYHANSSAHELVEGWDRGFRTTSEDELSDAIIEAGGLEYQDVDDEFDEYDLAEVRDRYLTTYRALQDSSGLL; encoded by the coding sequence ATGCGAGTCGCGTTCGTCTCCGCTGAAACGGTTTTTCACCGCGACACTGAGACGAACCGACGACTGCAGACCGTTGTCGAACTGCTTGATGAGGCCGGTCACGACGTCCACGTCTACTGTACGCAGTTTTGGGACGGCGAGCACGCAACGTTCGAACGCGAGGGACTCACGTACCACGGCGTTTCCGTCGAACTCGAGGCCACCGCCTCGTTTCTCGTTCGACTGCCGTTCGTCCTCGCCCGTGCGCGTCCCGATATCGTCCACGTCAGCGCACAGCGACCCGGACAGGTCATCGCGGCCAGTCTCGGTGCGACGCTGTCCAGAGCACCAATCGTCGCCGAGTGGTACGGCATGGACGGCATCCCAACGGACCGCTGGCACAAACTCGCCGCCCGATCCGTCGACCGAAGCCTCGTCCCCTCCGAACTCGTCGCAACCTGGGTTCGAGAACTCGGCGTGAGCGAACAGGCGGTCGACCCGATCGCCAATCCGATCGATGTCGAACGGATCCGCGACGTCGAACCTGGCGACCGGGCCGACGTCATCTACGCCCGCCGCCTCGACGACGGAGCAAACCTCGAGAGCCTCCTGCTCGCGCTCGCCGAACACCGCGACCGCGACTGGCGGGCAACCGTCATCGGCGACGGCCCCGAGCGCGAGGCGTACGAACGGCTCGCGAGCGACCTCCGGATCGAAGACCGAGTCACGTTCGCCGGCGACCTCTCACTCGGGGAGCGAATCGCCGCCTACCGAGGCGCCCACGTCTTCGCCCAGACCGCAGAACACTGTGTCTTCCCGACGGAAATGCTCTGGGCGCTCGCCGCCGGCTGTGTCGGCGTCGTCGAGTACCACGCCAACTCGAGTGCCCACGAACTCGTCGAGGGCTGGGATCGGGGCTTCCGGACGACGAGCGAGGACGAACTCAGCGATGCGATTATCGAGGCGGGGGGACTCGAGTACCAGGATGTCGACGACGAGTTCGACGAGTACGATCTGGCAGAGGTTCGGGATCGGTATCTGACGACGTATCGGGCGTTGCAGGATTCGTCGGGGCTGTTGTAG
- a CDS encoding HIT family protein — protein MTGTETTADSATDTDTTTNSHPNCDFCQISAGAEPAALLYEDDRTIAFLDRRPAVRGHTVIAPRTHDEELLLMDEADTAAVFDTVQTVATALESTLEPDGFSVFHTSGPLVGTVDHAHVHLVPRFEDDNVGLSLARRELESADAAAIVSAVRDKL, from the coding sequence ATCACCGGCACCGAGACGACAGCTGATTCTGCCACCGACACCGACACGACCACCAACTCACACCCGAACTGTGACTTCTGCCAGATAAGCGCAGGTGCTGAACCTGCAGCGCTGCTCTACGAAGACGACCGAACGATCGCATTTCTTGACCGGCGACCCGCAGTCCGCGGACACACAGTAATCGCACCGCGTACGCACGACGAGGAACTGCTGCTCATGGACGAGGCCGACACCGCCGCCGTCTTCGACACGGTCCAAACTGTCGCGACGGCACTCGAGTCCACCCTGGAGCCGGACGGCTTCAGCGTCTTCCACACGAGCGGGCCGCTAGTTGGGACGGTCGATCACGCGCACGTCCACCTGGTGCCGCGGTTCGAGGACGATAACGTAGGCCTCTCGCTGGCTCGACGGGAACTCGAGTCGGCCGACGCAGCGGCGATTGTCTCAGCGGTCCGCGACAAACTGTAA
- a CDS encoding class I SAM-dependent methyltransferase has translation MVDKEVVLQGYEDIADVYAEERSPSDAEQKALASFLKKIPTESRVLDAGCGGGEPVLQHLSSQSQRAIGLDFSAQQLEKAQSNAPEARLLRGDMTRLPLPDSTVDAVLAYHSLIHVPAGEHQAVIDEFARVLRPGGQLLVSEGPGEWQGTNPDWLDAATEMQWYIAGAEATRVQLENAGFQIETEYGAPNTLAEDEEASWIFFDATLDRT, from the coding sequence ATGGTTGATAAAGAAGTGGTGTTACAGGGATACGAGGATATTGCGGATGTGTATGCCGAGGAGAGATCGCCGAGCGATGCGGAGCAGAAGGCCCTGGCCTCGTTTCTGAAGAAAATTCCGACTGAGTCACGGGTGTTGGACGCTGGTTGTGGAGGGGGAGAGCCAGTGCTCCAGCACCTGAGCAGCCAGTCACAACGGGCAATCGGGCTTGACTTTTCTGCACAACAGCTGGAGAAGGCTCAGTCGAATGCTCCGGAAGCGAGATTGCTGCGTGGCGATATGACTCGATTACCGCTACCCGACAGCACAGTTGATGCTGTGCTTGCCTACCACTCGTTGATCCACGTCCCGGCCGGGGAACACCAGGCAGTCATTGACGAGTTTGCACGGGTGCTTCGTCCAGGTGGTCAGCTACTCGTGTCGGAAGGCCCCGGCGAATGGCAGGGGACGAATCCGGATTGGTTAGACGCTGCTACCGAGATGCAGTGGTACATTGCCGGTGCTGAGGCGACCCGAGTGCAACTGGAGAACGCAGGGTTTCAGATCGAAACCGAGTACGGCGCTCCGAATACACTTGCTGAGGACGAGGAGGCAAGCTGGATTTTCTTCGATGCAACACTCGATCGCACGTAG
- the trpB gene encoding tryptophan synthase subunit beta, with translation MTDRESTGEFEGYGGRYVPEPLQDPLDQLAAAYDEVASTDDFQADFRDHLESFAGRPTPLYHAANLSERYGAEIYLKREDLLHGGAHKINNCLGQALLAKRAGRDRLIAETGAGQHGVATAMVGALLGLETEIYMGKKDAKRQAMNVFRMRLMGAEVNEVTRGGEGLADAVDVALEDFAENVDDTHYLVGSVVGPDPFPRMVRDFQSVIGEEAREQFQELEQTGDFPDAAVACVGGGSNAIGLFHAFRDDPVDFYGAEGGGEGADSSRHAAPLAKGQDDIIHGMKTRVLDDDVEVHSVSAGLDYPGVGPEHAMFNAVGRCEYTGITDEEALAAFRELSETEGLIPALESSHAIARAIQLAEEGEHETILVNLSGRGDKDMETAAEKFEL, from the coding sequence ATGACCGACCGAGAGTCTACAGGCGAGTTCGAGGGATACGGCGGACGCTACGTCCCCGAACCGCTGCAGGACCCGCTCGACCAGCTCGCAGCCGCCTATGACGAGGTCGCATCGACCGACGACTTTCAGGCCGACTTTCGCGACCATCTCGAGTCGTTCGCCGGACGGCCGACGCCGCTGTATCACGCGGCGAACCTGAGCGAACGCTACGGCGCTGAGATCTACCTCAAACGCGAGGACCTACTCCACGGCGGCGCACACAAGATCAACAACTGTCTCGGGCAGGCACTACTCGCGAAACGCGCCGGTCGTGACCGACTCATCGCCGAGACCGGCGCGGGCCAACACGGCGTTGCAACCGCGATGGTCGGCGCGCTGCTCGGCCTCGAGACGGAGATTTACATGGGCAAGAAGGACGCCAAGCGTCAGGCGATGAACGTCTTCCGAATGCGGCTGATGGGTGCCGAGGTCAACGAGGTCACCCGCGGCGGTGAGGGACTCGCCGACGCTGTCGACGTCGCACTCGAGGACTTCGCCGAGAACGTCGACGATACGCACTACCTCGTCGGCAGCGTCGTCGGCCCGGACCCGTTCCCGCGAATGGTCCGTGACTTCCAGTCCGTCATCGGCGAGGAAGCCCGCGAGCAGTTCCAGGAACTAGAGCAAACCGGCGACTTCCCGGACGCCGCAGTCGCCTGCGTTGGCGGTGGGTCGAACGCTATCGGCCTCTTTCACGCCTTCCGGGACGATCCTGTCGACTTCTACGGCGCAGAGGGTGGCGGCGAGGGTGCGGACTCGAGTCGCCACGCCGCGCCGCTGGCGAAGGGACAGGACGACATCATCCACGGCATGAAAACGCGCGTGCTCGACGACGACGTCGAGGTCCACTCCGTTTCTGCCGGCCTCGACTACCCCGGCGTCGGCCCCGAACACGCCATGTTCAACGCCGTCGGCCGCTGTGAGTACACTGGGATTACAGATGAAGAGGCGCTCGCAGCCTTCCGCGAACTGAGCGAGACCGAGGGACTTATTCCGGCACTCGAGTCCAGTCACGCCATCGCTCGCGCGATTCAACTCGCCGAGGAAGGCGAACACGAGACGATTCTCGTGAACCTCTCGGGTCGTGGCGATAAGGACATGGAGACGGCTGCGGAGAAATTCGAGCTCTGA
- a CDS encoding phosphate ABC transporter ATP-binding protein: MSNQPALRTDNLDVTYTGNRTVTALDGVSVDFAENALTAIIGPSGCGKSTLLKSLNRLHEIQPNAEISGEVHFGDQTVYDTDEPLPELRRQIGYVPQTPTPLPMSIYNNVAYGPKIHGDYSREELDDLVETCLRKVNLWDEVEDRLDDPGAALSTGQIQRLCLARSLAVEPEILLCDEVTSALDPISAEQVEETLESLKEEYTIIMVTHSMDQARRLADDVVFLYLGELVEANDARTFFENPQADRTKEFISGHGASTYLEGSADESDAASGADEQDGDAGDKPAIVTQ, from the coding sequence ATGAGCAACCAGCCAGCACTCCGCACCGACAATCTCGACGTAACGTACACCGGAAACAGAACAGTCACCGCACTCGACGGCGTCAGCGTCGACTTCGCGGAGAACGCCCTGACGGCCATCATCGGCCCCTCGGGGTGTGGGAAATCGACCCTGCTAAAGTCGCTGAACCGCCTGCACGAGATCCAGCCAAACGCAGAAATTTCCGGCGAGGTCCACTTCGGCGACCAGACCGTCTACGACACCGACGAACCGTTGCCGGAACTTCGCCGCCAGATCGGCTACGTCCCACAGACCCCGACGCCGCTGCCGATGTCGATCTACAACAACGTCGCCTACGGCCCGAAGATCCACGGCGACTACTCCCGCGAGGAACTCGACGATCTCGTCGAGACCTGCCTGCGGAAGGTCAACCTCTGGGACGAGGTCGAAGACCGACTCGACGACCCCGGCGCAGCGCTCTCGACCGGCCAGATCCAGCGCCTCTGTCTCGCCCGGTCGCTCGCCGTCGAACCCGAGATCCTGCTCTGCGACGAGGTGACCTCCGCGCTCGACCCCATCTCGGCCGAGCAGGTCGAGGAGACACTCGAGTCCCTCAAGGAGGAGTACACGATCATCATGGTCACCCACAGTATGGACCAGGCGCGACGGCTCGCCGACGACGTGGTCTTTCTCTACCTCGGCGAACTCGTCGAGGCCAACGACGCACGGACGTTCTTCGAGAACCCGCAGGCCGACCGAACGAAGGAGTTCATCTCGGGTCACGGGGCGTCGACGTATCTCGAGGGGTCCGCAGACGAGTCCGACGCTGCGTCCGGCGCGGATGAGCAGGACGGTGACGCCGGCGATAAGCCGGCTATAGTCACGCAGTAG
- a CDS encoding PstA family ABC transporter permease encodes MDRYTEQRLFGLLARASAALIVGVLALVVGVTLYRGGRVFLTDPAVAVTPPGSRYMLDGGGGFLHAVLGSLFIVVPATVIAIVLSLSTAIYLQSDYSSERTSEVINMFLNVLWGTPPIVYGVFVLTVIIAVGAQTSLIFGVIAIAIFQYPIMTRYADEALKATPDTVKEASYGVGATRFETARVTVRAALPGIIAGIIMGFARGIGDAATVLFTAGRSTQMPGGPFDPATTLPILIFEQAASFNAEVRSHAYAASFVLIVAVLALIVASKLLAGRYARFAPGGRQS; translated from the coding sequence ATGGATCGCTACACCGAACAGCGGCTCTTCGGCCTGCTCGCTCGCGCAAGCGCCGCGCTCATCGTCGGCGTGCTGGCGCTCGTCGTCGGCGTAACGCTCTACCGCGGCGGCCGCGTGTTCCTTACGGACCCGGCAGTCGCGGTCACGCCGCCTGGCTCGCGCTACATGCTCGATGGCGGCGGTGGCTTCCTCCACGCAGTGCTGGGGAGCCTCTTCATCGTCGTCCCGGCGACCGTCATCGCGATAGTGCTCTCGCTCTCGACGGCGATCTACCTCCAGAGCGACTACTCGAGTGAGCGCACCTCGGAGGTCATCAACATGTTCTTGAACGTGCTCTGGGGGACGCCGCCGATCGTCTACGGGGTGTTCGTGCTGACGGTAATCATCGCCGTCGGCGCACAGACGAGCCTGATCTTCGGCGTCATCGCGATCGCGATCTTCCAGTATCCGATCATGACCCGGTACGCCGACGAGGCGCTCAAAGCTACACCGGATACGGTCAAGGAAGCGAGCTACGGGGTCGGCGCGACGCGCTTCGAGACGGCTCGCGTGACCGTTCGCGCGGCCTTGCCCGGCATCATCGCCGGCATCATCATGGGCTTCGCTCGCGGGATCGGTGACGCCGCGACGGTGCTGTTTACCGCCGGGCGGAGCACGCAGATGCCCGGCGGGCCGTTCGATCCGGCGACGACGCTGCCGATCCTCATCTTCGAGCAGGCCGCGTCGTTCAACGCCGAGGTCCGCTCGCACGCCTACGCGGCGTCGTTCGTCCTCATCGTCGCCGTCCTCGCATTGATCGTCGCATCGAAACTACTCGCCGGGCGCTACGCCCGGTTCGCACCAGGAGGGAGACAGTCATGA
- the pstC gene encoding phosphate ABC transporter permease subunit PstC, translating to MSSTTDHGAGTNGNPGTPPSTDDARSDRLEWRLTIERLSSYWLLGAGLFAIALFGLIVLTLVQQSIPIVSEHSLLEMVTSSNWDPAQEEFGFLPAIVGTIYVTVLSMAMGTPIAILAAIYIAEYAEGRTKMIVSSFIDVLAAIPSVIFGLVGLIVVVPFVGDYLAPALGAHSIGLGIVTVSLVMAIIVTPFMISLSVESLEALPDELRESSLGVGATKWETIRSVLLRAAGPGIFSAILLGFGRVFGATIVPAMLIGGQTAIPDSPFDAGETLPTLIVNDFGELMSLPLTQSALILVGLMLLVIVWLFNFGAMLVRRRLKRRWQY from the coding sequence ATGTCCTCGACAACGGACCACGGCGCGGGCACGAATGGAAACCCCGGGACGCCACCGAGCACAGACGACGCTCGCTCGGACCGACTCGAGTGGCGGCTGACGATCGAACGGCTGAGCAGCTACTGGCTGCTCGGTGCCGGCCTGTTCGCGATTGCCCTGTTTGGGCTCATCGTCCTGACGCTCGTCCAGCAGTCGATTCCGATCGTCTCCGAGCACTCCCTGCTGGAGATGGTCACCTCGTCGAACTGGGACCCCGCACAGGAGGAGTTCGGCTTCCTGCCGGCGATTGTCGGCACGATCTACGTCACCGTGCTCTCGATGGCGATGGGGACGCCGATCGCGATTCTCGCGGCGATCTACATCGCCGAATACGCCGAGGGGCGGACAAAGATGATCGTCTCGTCGTTCATCGACGTGCTCGCGGCGATTCCGAGCGTCATTTTCGGGCTCGTCGGCCTGATCGTCGTCGTCCCGTTCGTCGGCGACTACCTCGCGCCGGCGCTTGGCGCACACAGCATCGGCCTCGGTATCGTGACAGTGAGTCTGGTAATGGCGATCATCGTCACGCCGTTCATGATCTCGCTGTCGGTCGAGTCACTCGAGGCGCTGCCCGACGAACTTCGTGAATCGTCGCTCGGCGTGGGTGCGACGAAGTGGGAGACCATCCGCTCGGTCCTCCTGCGAGCCGCGGGGCCGGGAATCTTCTCGGCCATCCTGCTCGGCTTCGGGCGCGTCTTCGGCGCGACCATCGTGCCGGCGATGCTCATCGGCGGTCAGACCGCGATTCCGGACAGCCCGTTCGACGCCGGTGAGACGCTACCGACGCTGATCGTCAACGACTTCGGCGAACTGATGAGCCTGCCGCTGACGCAGTCCGCACTCATCCTCGTCGGGCTCATGTTGCTCGTCATCGTCTGGCTGTTCAACTTCGGCGCGATGCTCGTTCGTCGCCGGCTCAAACGGAGGTGGCAGTACTGA
- a CDS encoding PstS family phosphate ABC transporter substrate-binding protein: MERAANRTPSPPDRRGLSRRAALKAVGTGSTLALAGCLTGADSGSASIRISGGVGPLPMMQVWADEYRSETGVGIDVSGGGTGVGVSDVLNDQVDIAMMGREPDEAELEQGLFAVAMLIDTVVGTINVNNPVYDEIREHGLTREQLESIFTDEVTNWNELVDANVDEPIYVYGRSDSSAAYKQWGNFLGGEDTAHTENELEDYADGNFDGDQQVAQAINNDSHGISLNNLNYVYDFNTGDLEMNIRPVPLDLDGSGTLSPEEDFYDNRDEFLTAVEEEIYPAPPAREMFIAANEEFEEEAAEFARWVLTDGQEYVRDHGYAPISDERLAEERERLADRHDELEFEVTG, encoded by the coding sequence ATGGAACGTGCGGCCAACCGAACACCGTCTCCACCCGACCGACGCGGACTGTCCCGTCGAGCGGCGCTCAAGGCGGTCGGAACCGGGTCGACACTCGCCCTCGCAGGCTGTCTCACCGGTGCTGATTCTGGCAGTGCTTCGATTCGCATCTCCGGGGGCGTTGGCCCGCTCCCGATGATGCAGGTCTGGGCCGACGAGTACCGGTCCGAGACTGGCGTCGGCATCGACGTCTCCGGCGGCGGCACCGGCGTCGGCGTCTCCGACGTGTTGAACGACCAGGTCGACATCGCGATGATGGGTCGCGAACCCGACGAGGCCGAACTCGAGCAGGGCCTGTTTGCCGTGGCCATGCTCATCGACACCGTCGTCGGAACGATCAACGTCAACAACCCCGTCTACGACGAGATTCGCGAACACGGACTGACGCGCGAGCAACTCGAGTCCATCTTCACTGACGAGGTCACGAACTGGAACGAACTGGTCGACGCGAACGTCGACGAGCCGATCTACGTCTACGGCCGGTCTGACTCCTCTGCAGCCTACAAGCAGTGGGGGAACTTCCTCGGCGGCGAAGACACTGCCCACACCGAGAACGAACTCGAGGACTACGCCGACGGCAACTTCGACGGCGACCAGCAGGTCGCCCAGGCGATCAACAACGACTCGCACGGCATCTCGCTGAACAATCTGAACTACGTCTACGACTTCAACACGGGCGACCTCGAGATGAACATTCGGCCGGTACCGCTCGACCTCGACGGGAGCGGTACGCTCTCGCCCGAGGAGGACTTCTACGATAACCGCGACGAGTTCCTCACGGCTGTCGAGGAAGAAATCTACCCCGCCCCGCCGGCCCGCGAAATGTTCATCGCGGCCAACGAGGAATTCGAGGAGGAAGCCGCCGAGTTCGCCAGGTGGGTGCTCACGGACGGCCAGGAGTACGTCCGCGACCACGGCTACGCCCCGATCAGCGACGAACGACTCGCAGAAGAACGGGAGCGACTCGCGGACCGACACGACGAACTCGAGTTCGAGGTGACGGGCTAG
- a CDS encoding YeiH family protein: MALSRRLFGIAALCLGALVARFFSGTIGGNHLLLAIALGFLLANTVGVPSRLEPGIATHKLWLGAGIVLMGASISVDAIREAGGFVLLAIGLVVVTTVVLVEALSRFVFGLTDRLGSLLAAGSGICGVSAVVAVAGAIRAREEYVAYAAATVLLFDALTIVVYPLVGDLLGLSGQVFGIWAGLSMFSTGPVVAVGFAHSELAGQWATITKLARNALIGVVVLAYASYYAREQTPAAGTADGTPSPFGSLRSTLGTLWAEFPKFVLGFLALAALSTLGVFSADQQASIENAYNWLFLLAFVGLGTEIRIGQLRQTGLTPAVVVLLALLVVSSLSLLLVSVALPTPAAGP, from the coding sequence ATGGCTCTCTCTCGCCGACTCTTTGGAATCGCTGCACTCTGTCTCGGTGCGCTCGTCGCTCGGTTCTTCTCTGGGACGATCGGTGGGAATCATCTGCTGCTCGCGATTGCACTCGGGTTTCTCCTCGCGAACACGGTAGGCGTGCCGTCGCGTCTCGAGCCCGGTATTGCAACGCACAAGCTCTGGCTCGGTGCCGGAATCGTGCTCATGGGGGCGTCGATTTCGGTCGATGCGATTCGTGAGGCGGGCGGATTTGTGTTGCTCGCAATCGGCCTCGTCGTCGTGACGACGGTGGTGCTCGTCGAAGCGCTCTCTCGGTTCGTCTTCGGACTCACGGACCGACTCGGATCGCTGCTCGCGGCAGGCAGTGGCATCTGTGGCGTCTCGGCTGTCGTCGCCGTCGCCGGTGCGATTCGCGCCAGAGAGGAGTACGTCGCCTACGCGGCCGCGACGGTGCTCCTGTTCGACGCGCTTACGATCGTCGTCTACCCGCTGGTTGGCGATCTACTCGGGCTCTCGGGACAGGTATTCGGCATCTGGGCGGGACTCAGCATGTTCTCGACGGGACCTGTCGTGGCGGTCGGATTCGCCCACTCCGAGCTCGCGGGCCAGTGGGCGACGATCACCAAGCTCGCACGCAACGCGTTGATCGGTGTCGTCGTGCTCGCGTACGCCAGTTACTACGCTCGCGAACAGACGCCCGCGGCGGGGACAGCTGATGGTACTCCCTCCCCCTTCGGTTCACTCCGGTCGACACTGGGCACACTCTGGGCCGAATTTCCCAAGTTCGTCCTCGGCTTTCTCGCCCTGGCTGCGCTTTCGACGCTTGGCGTCTTTTCCGCAGACCAACAGGCATCGATCGAGAACGCCTACAACTGGCTGTTCCTGCTCGCGTTCGTCGGACTGGGAACCGAAATCCGGATCGGACAACTCCGCCAGACTGGTCTCACTCCTGCCGTCGTCGTCCTGCTGGCACTGCTTGTAGTGAGTTCGCTCTCGCTCTTGCTGGTGAGTGTCGCGTTGCCGACACCGGCGGCCGGCCCCTGA
- a CDS encoding glucosidase family protein, translating into MGTLSATRYYSRELWRRLAHYGHVRRHGYPDHGSLERATETILAERATGGVESGGHFHGIWPRDLCFAARGLVAAGYRDTVAKTGDWLVSQLSDIFYTDFHTGTSVNAATPAEGVDTFPALVLLLAEADRLEYHANAIATLAALHDRKFVDSELGLVTGAGSSWWDSAAAPREAYNTALLLAATGVLECRGIETVFTGRSGALRKGLGRLWNGSYFDEHRGSSVLACDANVPVLYFGLVEPSVAETIVDSLGVLETSNGLRLREASFSRREVHPFFLLHRDYHTQIWPWNSFAYAVGLRRYGFDERARREAERVERCLAPVGTFLELYRVTGEPYVKRGYAAVGDFTVAAALWRELQSL; encoded by the coding sequence ATGGGCACACTCTCGGCGACGCGATACTACAGTCGTGAGCTCTGGCGGCGGCTCGCACACTACGGCCACGTTCGCCGACACGGCTACCCCGACCACGGCTCACTCGAGCGGGCCACCGAAACGATCCTCGCAGAACGGGCCACCGGTGGCGTCGAATCCGGCGGCCACTTTCACGGTATCTGGCCCCGAGACCTCTGTTTTGCCGCTCGCGGGCTGGTCGCCGCCGGCTACCGCGACACCGTCGCCAAAACCGGTGACTGGCTCGTCTCTCAGCTTTCGGATATCTTCTACACCGACTTTCACACTGGCACCAGCGTCAACGCCGCGACGCCCGCCGAAGGCGTCGACACGTTCCCCGCACTCGTGCTCTTGCTCGCCGAAGCAGACCGACTCGAGTACCACGCCAACGCCATCGCCACACTGGCTGCCCTCCACGACCGGAAATTCGTCGATTCGGAACTCGGTCTCGTCACCGGTGCTGGCAGTTCGTGGTGGGACTCGGCTGCCGCGCCGCGGGAAGCCTACAACACCGCGCTGTTGCTCGCAGCGACGGGGGTACTCGAGTGCCGCGGGATCGAGACGGTGTTCACCGGGCGCTCGGGGGCGCTCCGTAAGGGGCTCGGACGGCTGTGGAACGGCTCGTACTTCGACGAGCACCGGGGCTCGTCGGTGCTCGCGTGCGATGCGAACGTCCCCGTGCTGTACTTCGGCCTCGTCGAGCCGTCGGTGGCTGAGACGATTGTGGATTCGCTTGGGGTACTCGAGACGTCGAACGGACTCAGATTGCGCGAGGCGTCGTTCTCACGACGAGAGGTGCACCCGTTTTTCTTGCTTCACCGGGACTACCACACCCAGATCTGGCCCTGGAATAGCTTCGCGTACGCGGTTGGTCTCCGTCGGTACGGGTTCGACGAGCGGGCGAGGCGGGAGGCCGAACGCGTTGAACGCTGTCTCGCGCCGGTCGGAACGTTTCTCGAACTCTACAGGGTGACGGGGGAGCCGTACGTCAAGCGTGGCTACGCAGCGGTTGGGGACTTTACCGTTGCAGCGGCACTCTGGCGCGAACTCCAGTCGCTGTGA